TTGCCTAAGGACAACTGGGCGGATGCGCTTGCGGAGATCAAGGGTTGAACCCGGGAACCCTGGATTACATTTCGCCGCCGGACCCGAACTCCGAACATCCTTCTGTTAAAACTCCCCTGCTCTCCTCGGAAAGTGAGGGGCGCGGTTGCTTTTCTTTGGATGGCCAATATTTTCCTCTTCCATGGACCGTATCCAGAAATTGCTGGTCGCCAACCGCGGCGAAATCGCTATTCGTGTATTGCGTGCAGCCTCCGAACTCGGCATTCGCACCGTCGCGGTATTCACGTACGAAGACCGTTACTCGCTCCACCGTTTAAAAGCCGACGAAGCGTATCAGATCGGACAGGACAGCGATCCGCTGAAGCCCTACCTCGATATCGAAGAGATCCTGCGTGTCGCGAAGCTGAACAAGGTACAGGCGATCCATCCCGGCTATGGTTTTCTCTCGGAGAACGTCCAGTTCGCGCGTCGTTGCCGGGAAGAAGGCATCATTTTCGTCGGCCCCGATCCGGAAGTCATGGAACAACTGGGCGACAAAGTCCGCTCGAAAGAAGTGGCACGTGCCTGTGGAGTACCGGTCATCGAAGACAACAAGGAACGACTGGAAGATATTTCGATGGCGTTGAAAGAGGCGCGGCGCATCGGCTATCCGATCATCTTCAAGGCCAGTGCCGGCGGCGGCGGACGCGGAATGCGGGTCATCCGGCAGGAGGAGGAATTGGAAAAAGCCTTCACTGAAGCGCGCCGCGAAGCAGGCAATGCCTTCGGCGACGATACCATCTTCATCGAAAAATACGTCGACGACCCGAAGCATATCGAAGTGCAGATCCTCGGCGACCGGCACGGTAACATCGTCCATCTGTTCGAACGCGACTGCAGCGTACAGCGTCGATTCCAGAAAGTGGTCGAGATCGCGCCGGCTCCGCGTCTGCGGCAGGAAACACGCGAAGCGCTCTATCGTCATGCACTCGCCATCGCGACGAAGGTCGGTTACAACAACGCCGGCACGGTGGAATTCCTGGTCGACCACGCGGAGAATGTCTTTTTCATCGAAGTGAATCCGCGCATCCAGGTCGAGCACACGGTCACCGAAGAAGTGACCGGCATCGATCTCGTCCGCAGCCAGATCCTGATCGCGGACGGACAACCCCTGCATTCCTCCATCATCGATATCCAGGGACAGGATAAGATCCGCTGCAATGGGTTCGCCATCCAGTGCCGCATCACCACGGAAGATCCGCAGAACGAATTCAAGCCCGACTACGGCACCATCATCGCTTACCGGCATGCCGGCGGCTATGGCATCCGACTCGACGAAGGCAGTTCCTACCAGGGCGTGAAAGTGTCGCCTTTCTTCGACTCCATGCTTGTGAAAGTCACGGCCAAGGGACGCACACTGAAAGGCACCGGGAAGCGTTTGTACCGTGCCCTGTCGGAATTCCGAATCCGTGGCGTGAAGACCAACATCGAGTTCCTGCAGAATGTGATCACGCATCCGGTGTTCGAAGCCGGGGAAGTGACCGTACGTTTCATTGAAAAGCACCCGGACCTTTTCCAGGTACGCGCCAAACAGGACCAGGGCACCAAGCTGCTGCGTTACCTGGCCGACGTACTGGTGAACGGCCATCCCGACGTACCGAAGCCGGACCCCAGCCGTGTGTTCCAACACGCGGTGGTTCCTTCCTGGGATCGTAGTGTAAAAGCGCAATCCGGAACCAAGCAACGCCTCGACGAATTGGGGCCGGAGAAGTTCGCCGCGTGGATGAAAGAACAAGCTGGCGTTCAATTCACCGACACCACGCTCCGGGACGCGCACCAGTCGCTGCTTGCCACCCGGGTGCGCACGCAGGACATGCTGCGCGTAGCCGAAGCCTTTGCTCAGCACCATCCGCAGCTCTTTTCGATGGAAGTCTGGGGCGGTGCGACCTTCGACGTAGCGCTCCGCTTCTTACACGAAGACCCGTGGAAGCGTTTACAATTGCTCCGTTCGGCTATTCCGAACATTCTCCTGCAAATGCTCATCCGCGGCGCCAACGCGGTCGGTTATACCTCCTACCCCGACAACCTGGTGGAGAAGTTCATCGAAAAAAGCTGGGAGAACGGCGTCGACGTCTTCCGCATCTTCGATTCGCTGAACTGGATCAAGAGCATGGAAGTAAGCATCCGGGCTGTTCGCGAACGCACCGGCGGACTGGCGGAAGCCTGTATCTGTTACACCGGCGATCTGCTGGACCCGAAGCGCAGCAAATACAACCTGCACTACTACCTCGACATGGCGCGGCGACTGGAAGATGCCGGCGCGCACGTACTCGGCATCAAGGACATGGCCGGTTTGCTGAAGCCGTACGCGGCGGAAGTGCTGGTGAAAGAACTCCGCAAAGCGGTCAGTCTGCCGATTCATTTGCATACACACGACACCTCGGGCATTCAGTCGGCGACCCTGCTGAAGGCGATCGAATCGGGCGTACACGTGGTGGACGTCGCCCTGGCGTCGCTTTCCGGGCTAACCTCCCAGCCCAACTTCAACGTACTGGCCGAAGCCCTGCGCAATACGCCACACGCGACCAATTTCAACATCGACTCCCTCAATGCCTTCTCCAACTATTGGGAGACGGTCCGTGAATATTACTATCCTTTCGAATCAGGCCTGATGGCCGGAACGGCCGAAGTGTACAAGCACGAGATTCCAGGAGGCCAGTACTCCAACCTGAAGCCGCAAGCCATCTCGCTCGGCCTGGCCGATCGGATGGATGATATCAAGAAAGCCTACGAAGAAGTGAACCTCTTGTTCGGGGACATTGTGAAGGTCACGCCTTCCTCGAAGGTGGTGGGCGATCTCGCCATGTTCATGGTCACGAACAAGCTGACCAAAGAAGACCTGTTCACCCGTGGTGAAACGCTTTCGTTCCCCGAATCGGTGAAAGGCATGTTGCGCGGCGACCTTGGTCAGCCCGACGGCGGCTGGCCGAAGGAACTGCAACGGATCGTCCTGAAAGACGAGCAGCCGTACACCGACCTTCCGAATGCCCACCTCCCGCCGGTGGATTTTGAAAAGGAATTCGAGACCTTCCAGAAGCAGTACGACAACTACCAGGGATTCTCAGACTTCCTGTCCTGGAAATTCTATCCGAAAGTATTCGACGAGTATTACCGCTTCCGGAAGCAGTACGGCGACGTGAGTTCGCTGCCGACGGTGAACTTCTTCTACGGCATGAAACCGAACGAAGAGATCCTGGTCGACATCGGCACGGGAAAAACGTTGCTCATCCGTTTGCTCTATGTAGCAGCCGAAACCGACGACAACGGCAACCGCGCCGTGTTCTTCCGGTTGAACGGACAGACGCGCAGTGTGGAAGTAAAGGACCGCAAGGCGCAGGTGAAGAAAGTCACGAATCCCAAAGCGAGCGGAGCCGACCAGATCGGCGCACCCTTGCAGGGACGGCTTTCGAAAGTCTTCGTCAAGGGCGGTGAAGCGGTGAAGAAGAACACGCCGCTCTTCACCATCGAAGCCATGAAAATGGAAACCACCATCACCGCTCCCCGCGACCTGACCGTCAAGCAAGTCAGCCTCTCGGAAGGCTCCATGGTGGAGACGGATGATTTGGTGGTGTCGGTGGGTTAATATACACCGGTCTACTTCCGGAATACTGCCAGGAATTATTGTTGTCGTTTTATCCTGTCAAAGCAGACGAAATAGTGTTGAAAAACACAGTCTTTGTTCTGCAACAGGTCTTCCTGCCATTTTGGTAAATGCTCCTTGGCTACTGGACCCAGAAATCGGCCCCAGGCTATCAGGATGGTATACGATTTCCCCGGCGGAAGAATCGAAGTCACAACACTAGAATCGCTTTTGCGGAGATTTGAGAGATAATACTCTACTTGCTCGGATGAATCTGGGGATGAAAACGTGTAATTGCAGAATTCTTTGGCCAAACTAAAACCGGCTGCATTACAGGCTGCATTATCTCGATAGGGCAGCCAATTACCATTACTATCAAATACATATAAGTCAGGGATATAATTGAACTTTCTCCAAAATTTAGCTTTAGCATCAGACGATGTCCAGAAGAGAATCCGGCTTGTATCTATGCCTATACTCTGGGCAAATGAAATTACTTCTTCCAGGGCAACCGGTTTCTCAGGGTTACGCATACCGTTCATTCTCAACAGAAGCGAATTACAGGATGACAATACGAGTACAAAAAAAAGGAAGACGGTGTTTTTCATCGTTATCTTAAATGTCCCGGAATTTACGGATTCCGGGACATCTTCTCTTACTGCTTGAAATAAATGGTGTAGCCTACCTCCGTCTTCTTCATGTCATGCTTTCCGGCCCGGATAAACAATTGCTTCTTTGCGCCTAAAGCTTTACAGATATCCGACGGGATTTGATACTCTTCGTCCGCCTGGAAAACTGATCCTGAAAATTGCTTTTCATAACCCTTCGTCAACGCTAAAGGCACGTCCATGATTACGGTGCCTTGGTCCGAAGATAGGCGCACCTCGGACAATGTCCCAAAGCCAACAGAAATTCGAAGACCACAAATTCCAAAGCCGGTGCAATCGTGGCGCGGGCGACCCCAATCGCCTTCGATGCGAATTTTCGCAAGTTGAGCGAAGGAGAAAGAAACGAGACAAGTAAACAGGAATGAGAGAATAATCGATTTTACTTTCATTTTAATTTGATTTTAGTGGTTAATGAATGATGAATGATTGTTAATTTCTGTACTAATGCAGTTCCTTAATCAACATCGGAAACGATGATGCTTCGGGCAACGAAAGGGCGGAACAAAGTAGTTCATGCCTATTTTTTGAGTTGTTGTTTTAGACTACCGATAACATATTATTTCTGATTCGCCAGATCCGTTGACGGGACTTGTGTATCAGTCATTCATGCAGTGAATTGTTGCCAGTTACTGCGATGTGCTCGACGCCTTAATTCAATTGCAAAACAAGAGTTCAATAAGCCAATGAAAGGCTTAAAATCTTACCAGTTTCAGTAAGCCATCTTTCCGCCATCTATGCACCTGCATTTATTGAACAGCCTGCTCTACTGACAGGTGCTTGTCAATAGTGTTGTCATTCAACTGCATTAATTGAACGGGGAGAAAGCCGGCGTGGCGGCACATTCGCCTGCATGAAAACATTCCCCGACACCACCCTGACCATCGTCGCGCCGGCCTGGGCGCAGGCTTGGTTGCGACAATTGGCTGCGCCCCTGACCTTCCGGATGACCGCGCCGGAAGAGATCGGGCAGCAGGAGCCGGCACTACTCCTGTTTCTTGTGCCGACGCATGCTGCCTTGTTCGAACGACAGATGCGCGAATGGACAGCACGCTGGCCCGCTTGCCGGTTCATCGGCTGGACCGCCGCGCATCGTCCCGACGATTCAGACATCTTCCGACTGCTCAATGCGGGCGTACAGGCCCTGTTACCCGAAACTTCCGACAGCGAAGACCTCTACCGGGCTTGTCGCGACGTGTTGCAGGGCGACATCCACCTCAACTGCCATGTGACGCAGGCGATGCTGCATTTCCTCCGGCGGCAGCAAATCCTGAAAACAAAAAGCGCCGACGGTCTCATGAGTCCCCGTGAATGCCGCATGGTCGAACTGCGGCGGGAAGGAAAGACCGCGGAAGAGATCGCCGATCGCCTCTGCCTGAGCCGGAAGACGGTCGATAAACTCTTCTGCGAGCTTTACAGGAAAACGGGTACCCGGAACTTTTTCGAACTGCTGAAAGAGTACGAACAACGGGCCTATCAACCCTGGGCCGGTCCCGGGAGTACGGAGCCTTTTCCGGCTACGAACTCTTTGAGATAAAACGGCTCCGAAAGTCCGAGGTGCTCGAATCGTCGGTCTTCCCAGGCCCGCAGCGCCGGTTGAGCATGATGCTGCGCGGAACACAGCACGTCCGGCAGGAAGCGGGCGTTCGGATGAGCCGATAACAAGGGGCGCGCTTTGGTCAACGCATCGCCGAGAAACCACACCGGCCCCTGCGCCAGTAACGCAGCGAAAGCCTGTTCGTCGAGCACAAGTGCTTCAGGTCCTGATTCGGGATGGCCGCTGAAGTCGTACACCTGCGTGTACACTTCCATCCGTCGGGCGTCGAGCATCGGGATGATGCGATCACCCGCCTGCACGACGGAGGTTGCGGCGAAGGCGAGCGCATCCAGCGTGGGTATCGCGATGAGGGGCTTGTCGGCAGCGAAGCAAAGTCCTTTCGCCGTGCTGATCCCGATCCGCAGACCGGTATATGAACCAGGACCTGAACTATAGCTGACCGCATCCAGGTCAGGTGCCTGTATACCGATTTCGTCGAAAAGTTCCCGGATGAAA
This DNA window, taken from Bacteroidota bacterium, encodes the following:
- a CDS encoding pyruvate carboxylase — protein: MDRIQKLLVANRGEIAIRVLRAASELGIRTVAVFTYEDRYSLHRLKADEAYQIGQDSDPLKPYLDIEEILRVAKLNKVQAIHPGYGFLSENVQFARRCREEGIIFVGPDPEVMEQLGDKVRSKEVARACGVPVIEDNKERLEDISMALKEARRIGYPIIFKASAGGGGRGMRVIRQEEELEKAFTEARREAGNAFGDDTIFIEKYVDDPKHIEVQILGDRHGNIVHLFERDCSVQRRFQKVVEIAPAPRLRQETREALYRHALAIATKVGYNNAGTVEFLVDHAENVFFIEVNPRIQVEHTVTEEVTGIDLVRSQILIADGQPLHSSIIDIQGQDKIRCNGFAIQCRITTEDPQNEFKPDYGTIIAYRHAGGYGIRLDEGSSYQGVKVSPFFDSMLVKVTAKGRTLKGTGKRLYRALSEFRIRGVKTNIEFLQNVITHPVFEAGEVTVRFIEKHPDLFQVRAKQDQGTKLLRYLADVLVNGHPDVPKPDPSRVFQHAVVPSWDRSVKAQSGTKQRLDELGPEKFAAWMKEQAGVQFTDTTLRDAHQSLLATRVRTQDMLRVAEAFAQHHPQLFSMEVWGGATFDVALRFLHEDPWKRLQLLRSAIPNILLQMLIRGANAVGYTSYPDNLVEKFIEKSWENGVDVFRIFDSLNWIKSMEVSIRAVRERTGGLAEACICYTGDLLDPKRSKYNLHYYLDMARRLEDAGAHVLGIKDMAGLLKPYAAEVLVKELRKAVSLPIHLHTHDTSGIQSATLLKAIESGVHVVDVALASLSGLTSQPNFNVLAEALRNTPHATNFNIDSLNAFSNYWETVREYYYPFESGLMAGTAEVYKHEIPGGQYSNLKPQAISLGLADRMDDIKKAYEEVNLLFGDIVKVTPSSKVVGDLAMFMVTNKLTKEDLFTRGETLSFPESVKGMLRGDLGQPDGGWPKELQRIVLKDEQPYTDLPNAHLPPVDFEKEFETFQKQYDNYQGFSDFLSWKFYPKVFDEYYRFRKQYGDVSSLPTVNFFYGMKPNEEILVDIGTGKTLLIRLLYVAAETDDNGNRAVFFRLNGQTRSVEVKDRKAQVKKVTNPKASGADQIGAPLQGRLSKVFVKGGEAVKKNTPLFTIEAMKMETTITAPRDLTVKQVSLSEGSMVETDDLVVSVG
- a CDS encoding response regulator transcription factor is translated as MKTFPDTTLTIVAPAWAQAWLRQLAAPLTFRMTAPEEIGQQEPALLLFLVPTHAALFERQMREWTARWPACRFIGWTAAHRPDDSDIFRLLNAGVQALLPETSDSEDLYRACRDVLQGDIHLNCHVTQAMLHFLRRQQILKTKSADGLMSPRECRMVELRREGKTAEEIADRLCLSRKTVDKLFCELYRKTGTRNFFELLKEYEQRAYQPWAGPGSTEPFPATNSLR
- the tsaB gene encoding tRNA (adenosine(37)-N6)-threonylcarbamoyltransferase complex dimerization subunit type 1 TsaB, translating into MPTLLHIETATAVCSAAISRDGKLLALRETLEPQAHAAMLAVFIRELFDEIGIQAPDLDAVSYSSGPGSYTGLRIGISTAKGLCFAADKPLIAIPTLDALAFAATSVVQAGDRIIPMLDARRMEVYTQVYDFSGHPESGPEALVLDEQAFAALLAQGPVWFLGDALTKARPLLSAHPNARFLPDVLCSAQHHAQPALRAWEDRRFEHLGLSEPFYLKEFVAGKGSVLPGPAQG